One segment of Amycolatopsis alba DSM 44262 DNA contains the following:
- a CDS encoding YbaB/EbfC family nucleoid-associated protein: protein MEPDLKPGEDLQYYLERQAREMQEKATRLEEAFAAAGATVTSPDGSVTVTLAPNGALSNIQLGRRACALGEARLTATIMTTVREAQSRTARAVTSSVEAIVGDGEAVEMMKSFLPPEPAVDAYIDQVEKFAEPPEREQAPPTPRPFTPPPPPSQQQPPPRQAPPPRRRPARDDMDEDEGNPW from the coding sequence GTGGAGCCGGATCTAAAGCCAGGCGAAGACCTCCAGTACTACCTCGAACGACAAGCCCGTGAAATGCAGGAGAAGGCGACTCGGCTGGAGGAAGCCTTCGCCGCCGCGGGCGCCACGGTGACCTCGCCGGACGGTTCCGTCACGGTGACGCTGGCACCGAACGGCGCGCTGAGCAACATCCAGCTCGGCAGGCGGGCGTGCGCGCTGGGCGAGGCCCGGCTGACCGCGACGATCATGACGACCGTGCGTGAGGCGCAGAGCCGGACCGCGCGCGCCGTGACGAGCTCGGTGGAGGCCATCGTCGGCGACGGTGAGGCCGTCGAGATGATGAAGAGCTTCCTGCCGCCGGAACCGGCTGTCGACGCCTACATCGACCAGGTGGAGAAGTTCGCCGAGCCCCCCGAGCGGGAGCAAGCTCCGCCGACGCCGCGGCCCTTCACACCGCCGCCGCCCCCATCGCAGCAGCAGCCGCCGCCGAGGCAGGCACCCCCACCACGACGTCGTCCGGCCCGTGACGACATGGACGAGGACGAAGGGAACCCCTGGTGA
- a CDS encoding epoxide hydrolase family protein, producing MIEPFEVRIPEDAIADLRARLRATRWPEPATVDDWAQGVPLEFARELCRYWAEDYDFGLAGRVNAFPGFKTTVDGLGIHFLHVRSPEPDATPLVLTHGWPGSVVEFLAVLGPLTDPAAHGGDPADAFHVVAPSLPGFGWSDKPSATGWNVERIARAWDELMGRLGYERYVAQGGDWGAGMTNMLAKVARERVAAVHVNMAGVPYDEAELGEPTAEEKAALGDLARFHAVGSAYSQQQATRPQTVGYGLTDSPAAQAAWIAEKFWEWTDNDGSPETALSWRQMLDAISVYWFTGTATSSARIYWENKVRDVSAIEVPSGISIFPREIVRPSRRWVELRYTDLRWYDVLAKGGHFAAFEQPEAFVDQLRGFFRSLR from the coding sequence GTGATCGAACCGTTCGAAGTGCGGATTCCCGAAGACGCCATCGCCGACCTGCGAGCCCGGCTGCGCGCCACGCGCTGGCCCGAGCCCGCCACCGTGGACGATTGGGCACAGGGAGTCCCGCTGGAGTTCGCGCGCGAGTTGTGCCGCTACTGGGCGGAGGACTACGACTTCGGGCTGGCAGGCCGGGTCAACGCTTTCCCAGGTTTCAAGACCACTGTGGACGGTCTCGGGATCCACTTCCTGCACGTTCGCTCACCGGAGCCGGACGCGACGCCGCTCGTGCTCACGCACGGCTGGCCGGGTTCGGTGGTCGAGTTCCTCGCCGTGCTCGGCCCGTTGACCGATCCGGCCGCGCACGGCGGCGATCCGGCGGACGCGTTTCACGTCGTGGCGCCCTCGCTGCCGGGTTTCGGCTGGAGCGACAAGCCGTCGGCGACGGGATGGAACGTCGAGCGCATCGCCCGCGCCTGGGACGAGCTGATGGGGCGGCTCGGCTACGAGCGCTACGTCGCGCAGGGCGGCGACTGGGGCGCCGGGATGACGAACATGCTCGCCAAGGTCGCGCGGGAGCGGGTGGCCGCCGTTCACGTGAACATGGCGGGTGTCCCGTACGACGAGGCCGAACTGGGGGAGCCGACGGCGGAGGAGAAGGCGGCGCTCGGTGATCTCGCGCGGTTCCACGCGGTCGGGTCCGCGTACTCGCAGCAGCAGGCCACGCGCCCGCAGACGGTCGGCTACGGGCTCACCGACTCGCCCGCGGCGCAGGCGGCGTGGATCGCCGAGAAGTTCTGGGAGTGGACCGACAACGACGGCTCGCCGGAGACCGCGCTGTCCTGGCGTCAGATGCTCGACGCGATCTCCGTCTACTGGTTCACCGGGACGGCGACTTCGTCGGCGCGGATCTACTGGGAGAACAAGGTGCGGGACGTCTCCGCGATTGAAGTTCCTTCGGGTATCTCGATCTTCCCGCGCGAGATCGTCCGCCCCTCGCGGCGCTGGGTGGAGCTGCGCTACACCGATCTTCGCTGGTACGACGTGTTGGCCAAGGGTGGTCACTTCGCCGCGTTCGAGCAGCCCGAGGCCTTCGTCGATCAGCTGCGGGGGTTCTTCCGGTCACTCCGGTAG
- a CDS encoding alpha/beta hydrolase: MRKFLTIGLTALLTMGTAAAVSTPAYAASQLDFGTCPADVAQAYPALKCATVSVPLDYSRPFGARMDVLVSKHTSTDPAKRRGTLFVNPGGPAGSAVMQAGKLSLPDATGYTRLPKEVLEAYDIVGLDSRGTGHSRPLSCVGEDYWRGLQPDPDRPEERDKSWERWKAFARSCAEKNGDQLKYTGSRNVIQDMDRVRTLLGEEKISYLGYSYGTYLGSAYAERYPDRVDRMVLDSSMNPVQPRMWYGNSTGQVTAGVAREKAYLSWIAQYDSVFHLGKSYEEVNAAWQKLLGDFRKAPHGPLKNVGAVELMDVYIANLSHELYWEPLAKAMADYVLRGDDRAVLDWAAPSGGAAGENFIAGMISIACVDSEAPTDRTKIERDFDELAKTSDFAWYNVSIPSACANWPVHDQRIVPSGKNLPPILVFGVEGDSATPYANTVAMHEQLPSSVLVTERGAGTHCVFGSHPAMVNREAQRIGKEYLVDGLLPNGDLDIAPHPLPVPKAGIAAAARPAVVSQHS, encoded by the coding sequence ATGAGGAAATTCCTCACCATCGGCCTGACCGCGCTGCTCACCATGGGCACCGCGGCGGCCGTCAGCACACCGGCGTATGCCGCTTCGCAGCTCGACTTCGGGACCTGCCCGGCGGATGTCGCCCAGGCGTACCCGGCACTGAAATGCGCGACGGTCAGCGTCCCGCTCGACTATTCGCGGCCGTTCGGCGCGCGGATGGACGTGCTCGTCTCGAAACACACCAGCACTGACCCGGCGAAACGACGGGGCACGCTGTTCGTCAATCCCGGCGGCCCGGCGGGTTCCGCGGTGATGCAGGCGGGCAAGCTGTCTCTTCCGGACGCGACCGGGTACACCCGGCTGCCCAAGGAAGTGCTCGAGGCCTACGACATCGTCGGTCTCGATTCCCGCGGCACCGGCCACAGCCGACCGCTCAGCTGTGTCGGCGAGGACTACTGGCGCGGGCTTCAGCCCGACCCGGACCGGCCCGAAGAACGGGACAAGAGCTGGGAGCGCTGGAAGGCTTTCGCCCGGTCCTGCGCGGAAAAGAACGGCGACCAGCTGAAGTACACGGGCAGCCGCAACGTGATCCAGGACATGGACCGCGTGCGCACGCTGCTCGGCGAGGAGAAGATCAGCTACCTCGGGTATTCCTACGGCACCTACCTCGGCAGCGCGTACGCCGAGCGGTATCCGGACCGGGTCGACCGAATGGTCCTCGACAGCTCGATGAACCCGGTGCAACCGCGGATGTGGTACGGGAACTCGACCGGTCAGGTCACCGCGGGAGTCGCCCGCGAGAAGGCCTACCTGAGCTGGATCGCCCAGTACGACAGCGTTTTCCATCTCGGCAAGAGCTACGAGGAAGTGAACGCGGCCTGGCAGAAGCTGCTCGGCGACTTCCGGAAGGCGCCACACGGACCACTGAAGAACGTCGGCGCGGTGGAGCTGATGGACGTCTACATCGCCAACCTTTCCCACGAGCTCTACTGGGAACCCCTCGCGAAGGCGATGGCCGACTACGTGCTGCGCGGTGACGATCGTGCCGTGCTGGACTGGGCGGCTCCGTCGGGTGGCGCGGCGGGCGAGAACTTCATCGCGGGAATGATCTCGATCGCCTGCGTCGACTCGGAGGCTCCGACGGACCGGACGAAGATCGAACGCGACTTCGACGAGCTGGCCAAGACCAGCGATTTCGCCTGGTACAACGTGTCGATCCCATCCGCGTGCGCCAACTGGCCGGTACACGACCAGCGGATCGTGCCGTCAGGGAAGAACCTGCCGCCGATCCTGGTCTTCGGCGTCGAAGGCGACTCCGCGACTCCGTACGCGAACACGGTCGCGATGCACGAGCAGCTGCCCAGCTCGGTGCTGGTGACCGAGCGCGGCGCGGGCACCCACTGTGTGTTCGGCAGTCATCCGGCGATGGTCAACCGGGAGGCTCAGCGGATCGGCAAGGAATACCTCGTCGACGGCCTGCTCCCCAACGGCGACCTCGACATCGCGCCGCATCCCCTGCCGGTGCCGAAGGCGGGAATCGCGGCGGCCGCGCGTCCGGCCGTCGTTTCACAACACTCGTGA
- a CDS encoding cation diffusion facilitator family transporter, with protein sequence MGHGHGHGTASPSSASGRYLKSLTIALVIGAGFMVMEFIVGFATGSLALISDAAHMFTDVLGVGMALAAIMLARRSGPTLTRTFGFYRAEVLAALGNAILLFGVAGYVLVEALGRISDPPAVPGLPVLLAAAAGLVANIVSFLILRKGAEESINVRGAYLEVLADLIGSVGVLLSGAITLLTGWRYADPIIGVAIGLFVLPRTYALARRALRILFQHAPKGVDVAGIQAELGELKGVEDVHDLHVWTLTSGMEVASAHLTIAPTVEQAAVLTEAQNLLADRYSIEHATLQIEVPQCAQRCRELSW encoded by the coding sequence ATGGGTCACGGGCACGGGCATGGGACGGCCTCGCCGTCGAGCGCGTCAGGCCGCTACCTCAAGAGCTTGACGATCGCCCTGGTCATCGGTGCCGGCTTCATGGTCATGGAGTTCATCGTCGGGTTCGCCACGGGCTCGCTCGCGCTGATCTCCGACGCCGCGCACATGTTCACCGACGTCCTCGGCGTCGGGATGGCGCTGGCGGCGATCATGCTGGCCCGGCGCAGTGGCCCCACGCTCACCCGCACGTTCGGGTTCTACCGGGCCGAGGTGCTCGCGGCGCTGGGCAACGCCATCCTGTTGTTCGGCGTCGCGGGCTATGTCCTGGTCGAGGCCCTCGGCCGGATCAGCGACCCGCCCGCCGTTCCCGGCCTGCCCGTGCTGCTGGCCGCCGCCGCGGGGCTCGTCGCGAACATCGTCTCCTTCCTGATCCTGCGCAAGGGCGCGGAGGAGAGCATCAACGTCCGGGGCGCGTATCTCGAGGTCCTCGCCGACCTGATCGGCTCCGTCGGTGTACTGCTCAGCGGCGCGATCACGCTGCTGACCGGCTGGCGCTACGCCGACCCGATCATCGGTGTCGCGATCGGCCTGTTCGTCCTGCCCCGCACGTACGCGCTCGCCCGGCGCGCGCTGCGGATCCTGTTCCAGCACGCGCCGAAGGGGGTCGACGTCGCCGGGATCCAGGCCGAACTCGGCGAGTTGAAGGGGGTAGAGGACGTCCATGACCTGCACGTCTGGACGCTGACCTCGGGGATGGAGGTCGCTTCGGCGCACCTCACCATCGCGCCGACCGTCGAGCAGGCGGCCGTGCTGACCGAGGCGCAGAACCTTCTGGCGGACCGCTACTCGATCGAGCACGCGACCCTGCAGATAGAAGTGCCCCAGTGCGCGCAACGGTGCCGGGAACTCTCCTGGTAG
- a CDS encoding (d)CMP kinase, giving the protein MEIIGPDDALPVRRIRRAAVAGPAGSGKSTLARTLCERMGLPYVEFESFFHGPGWTVRETWQADVLEFLDGDEWAIEWQGEEVRERMTERLDVLVWLDHPRAMTMARTVVRTLKRRVGRGSKIAGGNVEGPLHTFFTDPDHIVKLAWRYHPMIRARVHKVIEENRYPDLVVVRLRGQRQVDRWLGGAFARNLR; this is encoded by the coding sequence ATGGAGATCATCGGGCCGGACGACGCCCTTCCCGTGCGGCGGATCCGGCGGGCCGCGGTGGCGGGTCCCGCCGGATCCGGGAAGTCGACGCTGGCGCGAACCCTGTGCGAGCGCATGGGATTGCCGTATGTCGAGTTCGAGTCCTTCTTCCACGGTCCGGGTTGGACGGTGCGGGAGACCTGGCAGGCGGACGTCCTGGAGTTCCTCGACGGCGACGAGTGGGCCATCGAGTGGCAGGGCGAAGAAGTCCGGGAGCGGATGACCGAACGACTGGACGTGCTGGTCTGGCTCGATCACCCACGGGCGATGACCATGGCCCGCACTGTCGTCCGGACCCTGAAGCGCAGGGTCGGGCGCGGCTCGAAGATCGCCGGCGGCAATGTCGAAGGCCCGCTGCACACGTTCTTCACCGACCCCGACCACATCGTCAAGCTCGCCTGGCGTTATCACCCGATGATCCGGGCCCGCGTGCACAAGGTCATCGAGGAGAACCGCTACCCGGACCTCGTCGTCGTCCGCCTGCGTGGCCAGCGTCAGGTCGACCGCTGGCTCGGCGGGGCCTTCGCCCGGAACCTCCGCTAG
- a CDS encoding MarR family winged helix-turn-helix transcriptional regulator, translated as MSTAPVRLRTKASWLVNQAATVAHRLAMDEFSRSGARRYHYGILAAIDENGPSSQAALSRCTGIDRSDVVAVINELADAGHVERAPDPADGRRNLITLTGTGVRRLQHLEDLVSETQDVFLAPLEPAERAQLTRLLARVVEHHQG; from the coding sequence ATGAGCACCGCACCCGTCCGGCTCCGCACCAAGGCCAGCTGGCTGGTCAACCAGGCCGCCACCGTGGCCCACCGGCTCGCCATGGACGAGTTCTCCCGCAGCGGCGCCCGCCGATACCACTACGGGATCCTGGCGGCCATCGACGAGAACGGCCCGTCGAGCCAGGCCGCCCTGAGCCGCTGCACCGGCATCGACCGCAGCGACGTCGTCGCCGTCATCAACGAACTCGCCGACGCGGGCCACGTCGAACGCGCCCCCGACCCGGCGGACGGGCGGCGCAACCTGATCACCCTCACCGGCACCGGCGTCCGGCGGCTCCAGCACCTGGAAGACCTGGTCAGCGAGACCCAGGACGTCTTCCTCGCCCCACTCGAACCCGCCGAACGAGCGCAGCTGACCCGGCTCCTGGCCCGCGTCGTCGAGCATCACCAGGGTTAA
- a CDS encoding WXG100 family type VII secretion target — protein MSGADTGKLGDKNKYEDNVDYKPNDFWHNPKDLITSDDTRTNGAGIINTIDQLQFACKDNDQVMQGIAGAGLVLETLGLVIDPLGSVLAAGIGWLIEHVTPFRIPLDMLLGDPEGISTAAAALGKEKDKIEAMARSLKDEVGHLVDSWKGNASEAFKKATEDLAAGVDALGTSLESAKKTVSICGAVIGAVRGIIRDLISGVLGGILAGAIAAVAAMPFTFGASVGIFLGTVFATVAVALSKIGVQITKLTKAITSAAKSIKNLSKSTKGLADDAARAVDDVVPTPGGGRPGSGSGGGSGSGSGSGSGSGSGSGSGSGSGSGSGSGSGSGSGSGSGSGSGSGSGSGSGSGSGTGNGSGSGSGSNSADGSGSGSGSGSGGGTDSSSGSGSGSGSGSGSNSADGSGTGGGSG, from the coding sequence ATGAGCGGCGCGGACACCGGCAAACTCGGTGACAAGAACAAATACGAAGACAATGTCGACTACAAGCCCAACGATTTCTGGCACAATCCGAAAGATCTGATCACTTCCGATGACACCCGTACCAACGGCGCGGGCATCATCAACACGATCGACCAATTGCAGTTCGCCTGCAAGGACAACGACCAGGTAATGCAGGGGATCGCGGGCGCGGGTCTCGTGCTCGAGACCCTCGGCCTGGTGATCGATCCGCTCGGCAGTGTCCTCGCCGCGGGAATCGGCTGGCTCATCGAGCACGTCACCCCGTTCCGGATTCCGCTCGACATGCTCCTTGGCGACCCCGAAGGCATTTCGACGGCTGCCGCCGCCCTCGGCAAGGAAAAGGACAAGATCGAGGCGATGGCCAGGTCCTTGAAGGACGAAGTCGGCCACCTCGTGGACTCCTGGAAAGGTAACGCCTCCGAGGCCTTCAAAAAGGCCACCGAGGATCTCGCCGCGGGCGTGGACGCGCTGGGCACGTCCCTTGAGTCCGCGAAGAAGACCGTGTCGATCTGCGGTGCCGTCATCGGCGCCGTCCGAGGCATCATCCGCGACCTCATCTCCGGTGTGCTCGGCGGCATCCTCGCGGGCGCGATCGCCGCGGTCGCGGCCATGCCTTTCACGTTCGGCGCGTCGGTCGGCATCTTCCTCGGCACCGTCTTCGCGACGGTCGCCGTGGCGCTGTCCAAAATCGGCGTCCAGATCACGAAGCTGACCAAGGCGATCACGTCTGCGGCCAAGTCGATCAAGAACCTCTCGAAGAGCACCAAGGGTTTGGCCGACGACGCCGCCAGGGCGGTGGACGACGTCGTGCCCACGCCCGGCGGTGGACGCCCCGGCAGCGGTAGTGGTGGCGGCTCCGGAAGTGGAAGCGGCAGCGGCTCGGGTAGTGGGTCGGGTTCGGGATCCGGGAGCGGCAGTGGCTCGGGCAGCGGTAGCGGCTCGGGATCCGGTTCTGGTTCTGGTTCTGGTTCTGGCAGCGGCTCTGGTTCGGGTAGCGGCTCGGGCTCGGGCAGCGGGACCGGAAATGGCAGCGGCTCTGGTTCCGGCAGTAACAGCGCGGACGGTTCCGGCAGCGGCTCGGGCTCGGGCTCGGGCGGCGGAACCGACAGCAGCTCCGGCTCGGGTTCGGGCAGTGGCAGCGGCTCGGGCAGCAACAGCGCCGACGGCAGCGGCACCGGGGGTGGCTCCGGTC
- a CDS encoding SRPBCC family protein codes for MTPKTSHRRISARAALFTIPLAIAGLLGTTAPAQAAVPDGKPASLTCQGKGIDRTAKVHYRTETFIKAPLRTIWNLQTDVEAWPSWQNPVIPVTMKRLDPGPLRKHSRFQWTIPVPPGMPYPPGDVTIVSTVRQLQPGKCLRWTGPLDGPGGMHIDGVHVWNFVKVPGGVVVRTEESHTGPQVDKDVPGSTEMLGQGLEIWLKDLKTAAENR; via the coding sequence ATGACCCCGAAGACCTCACACCGCCGGATCAGCGCACGTGCCGCCCTGTTCACCATCCCGCTGGCCATCGCGGGCCTCCTCGGCACCACCGCACCCGCTCAGGCCGCCGTTCCCGACGGCAAGCCGGCTTCGCTTACCTGCCAAGGAAAAGGCATCGACCGGACCGCCAAGGTGCACTACCGGACCGAGACCTTCATCAAGGCGCCTTTGCGCACCATCTGGAACCTGCAGACCGACGTCGAGGCCTGGCCGTCCTGGCAGAACCCCGTCATCCCCGTCACCATGAAGCGGCTGGATCCCGGCCCGCTGCGCAAGCATTCCCGGTTCCAGTGGACGATCCCCGTCCCGCCCGGCATGCCCTACCCGCCGGGCGACGTGACGATCGTGTCCACCGTCCGGCAACTCCAGCCCGGCAAGTGCCTCCGCTGGACCGGCCCCCTCGACGGCCCCGGCGGCATGCACATCGACGGTGTCCACGTCTGGAACTTCGTCAAGGTTCCGGGCGGCGTCGTCGTCCGCACCGAAGAGAGCCACACCGGCCCGCAGGTCGACAAGGACGTGCCCGGCTCCACCGAAATGCTGGGCCAGGGCCTCGAAATCTGGTTGAAGGACCTCAAGACAGCCGCCGAAAACCGATAG
- a CDS encoding GNAT family N-acetyltransferase: MGTEPVVRNAQRDDVMAICRFGEEHVRAHYTPLIGEEAAAKQVRMWWHETNIAGAVARGAVVVADDGGHLAGVGQRGLNGDDQVIYKLYVHPRHRGGGLGVRLLDALIGQLPVDAERLYIEHFVANERAGAFYEREGFTVDRIEPSSTGDPALGVVWRVRSLR; this comes from the coding sequence ATGGGAACCGAACCGGTCGTGCGGAACGCCCAACGAGACGACGTCATGGCCATCTGTCGTTTCGGAGAGGAGCACGTCCGAGCCCACTACACGCCGTTGATCGGTGAGGAAGCCGCCGCCAAACAGGTCCGGATGTGGTGGCACGAAACGAACATCGCCGGGGCCGTCGCCCGTGGTGCGGTGGTGGTCGCGGACGACGGCGGGCATTTGGCGGGCGTCGGACAACGCGGCCTCAACGGCGACGACCAGGTGATCTACAAGCTCTACGTGCATCCCCGTCATCGTGGTGGCGGGCTGGGTGTCCGGCTGCTCGATGCCCTCATCGGACAGTTGCCCGTGGACGCCGAGCGCCTGTACATCGAGCATTTCGTGGCCAACGAGCGTGCTGGTGCCTTCTACGAGCGCGAGGGCTTCACCGTGGATCGGATCGAGCCGAGTTCCACAGGAGACCCCGCGCTCGGTGTGGTGTGGCGCGTCCGGAGTCTTCGCTAG